In a single window of the Nocardioides massiliensis genome:
- the cysT gene encoding sulfate ABC transporter permease subunit CysT, translating to MSTLTRASGLGLGLAMTWFSLLVLIPLSAVVFTAAGGGWDLFWRTVTSEQTAAAIRLTVGQAALVTVVNVVMGTLIAWVLVRDHFRGKALLEVLIDIPFALPTIVAGLVLLALYGKDSPLGIDVANQRSAVFLAFLFVTLPFVVRMVQPTLAELDREVEEAAASLGAGKVTTFRRVILPSLVPAITAGAALSFARGVSEYGSLVLLSGNLPFKTEVTSVRILSSIENNNLAGAAATATVLLAISLAVIVLLDVIQRRVSGRV from the coding sequence GTGAGCACCCTCACCCGCGCCTCCGGCCTCGGCCTCGGCCTGGCGATGACGTGGTTCAGCCTGCTCGTGCTGATCCCTCTGAGCGCCGTCGTCTTCACCGCGGCCGGCGGTGGGTGGGACCTGTTCTGGCGCACCGTCACCAGCGAGCAGACCGCTGCCGCGATCCGGCTCACCGTCGGCCAGGCCGCGCTCGTGACTGTCGTCAACGTCGTCATGGGCACGCTGATCGCCTGGGTGCTGGTCCGCGACCACTTCCGCGGCAAGGCGCTGCTCGAGGTGCTCATCGACATCCCGTTCGCACTCCCCACGATCGTCGCCGGCCTGGTCCTGCTCGCGCTCTATGGCAAGGACTCACCCCTCGGCATCGACGTGGCCAACCAGCGCTCGGCGGTGTTCTTGGCGTTCCTCTTCGTCACGCTGCCGTTCGTCGTCCGCATGGTGCAGCCGACGCTCGCCGAGCTCGACCGCGAGGTCGAGGAGGCGGCGGCGTCACTGGGCGCGGGCAAGGTGACGACCTTCCGGCGGGTGATCCTGCCGAGCCTCGTCCCGGCGATCACGGCGGGCGCGGCGCTGTCGTTCGCCCGCGGCGTGAGTGAGTACGGCTCGCTCGTCCTGCTGTCGGGCAACCTGCCGTTCAAGACCGAGGTGACGTCGGTGCGGATCCTCTCCAGCATCGAGAACAACAACCTCGCCGGCGCCGCCGCCACTGCCACCGTGCTGCTGGCGATCTCGCTGGCCGTGATCGTCCTGCTCGACGTGATCCAGAGGCGGGTGTCGGGCCGTGTCTGA
- a CDS encoding sulfate ABC transporter substrate-binding protein, with amino-acid sequence MNPNASSVPTRPRQARRLALIAGVAAAVLATAACGSEDSASAAGSTTLDIVGFAVPEAANKAIAAEFVETPAGEGVEFQTSYGASGDQSRAVEAGLDADYVHFSVASDVTRLVDAGLVDETWDDGDNKGVVSRSVVVFGVREGNPKDIQTWEDLIEPGVEIVTPNPGSSGAARWNALAAYGQVIAGGGTEAEAAAYIDKFFANVVSLPGSGRDATTSFLGGTGDVLMAYENEAILANQSGQGFDYIIPETTLLIENPGAILKGADPKAQDWLDFVLSDEGQRQFALTGFRPIRDDVDFGGTVEGANDPSDPFPAVPRLLTVEEDFGSWSELSAKFFDEEDGIVTKAIIASGKAE; translated from the coding sequence ATGAACCCGAACGCCAGTTCCGTCCCGACCCGCCCGCGCCAGGCCCGCCGCCTGGCCCTCATCGCCGGTGTCGCCGCCGCCGTGCTCGCGACCGCCGCCTGCGGGAGCGAGGACTCCGCCAGCGCGGCCGGCAGCACTACCCTCGACATCGTCGGCTTCGCGGTCCCCGAGGCGGCCAACAAGGCCATCGCCGCCGAGTTCGTCGAGACGCCCGCGGGCGAGGGCGTCGAGTTCCAGACGTCGTACGGCGCCTCGGGCGACCAGAGCCGCGCCGTCGAGGCCGGCCTCGACGCCGACTACGTCCACTTCTCCGTCGCCAGTGACGTGACGCGGTTGGTCGACGCCGGCCTCGTCGACGAGACCTGGGACGACGGGGACAACAAGGGCGTCGTCTCGCGTTCCGTCGTCGTCTTCGGCGTGCGTGAGGGCAACCCGAAGGACATCCAGACCTGGGAGGACCTGATCGAGCCCGGCGTCGAGATCGTCACGCCCAACCCCGGCTCCTCGGGTGCGGCCCGGTGGAACGCGCTCGCGGCGTACGGCCAGGTCATCGCCGGCGGCGGCACCGAGGCGGAGGCGGCCGCCTACATCGACAAGTTCTTCGCCAACGTCGTCTCCCTGCCCGGCAGCGGCCGCGACGCCACCACCAGCTTTCTCGGCGGCACCGGAGACGTGCTGATGGCCTACGAGAACGAGGCGATCCTCGCCAACCAGTCGGGCCAGGGCTTCGACTACATCATCCCGGAGACCACGCTCCTCATCGAGAACCCCGGCGCGATCCTCAAGGGCGCCGACCCCAAGGCGCAGGACTGGCTCGACTTCGTCCTCAGCGACGAGGGCCAGCGCCAGTTCGCGCTGACCGGCTTCCGCCCGATCCGTGACGACGTCGACTTCGGCGGGACCGTCGAGGGCGCCAACGACCCGAGCGACCCGTTCCCGGCCGTGCCCCGCCTGCTGACGGTGGAGGAGGACTTCGGCAGCTGGTCGGAGCTGTCGGCGAAGTTCTTCGACGAGGAGGACGGCATCGTGACCAAGGCGATCATCGCCTCGGGCAAGGCCGAGTGA
- a CDS encoding sulfate ABC transporter permease yields MSETRTRARRTPTTYVLRLVVAAYLFLLVAWPVSLVAVNTFEDGFASLEAILTDPDVITALQLTVTVAIIAVVVNTVFGVGMSLLLVRQEFPGKRLLSALIDLPLSVSPIVVGLALVLVYGGRNGWFGPTLESAGFQVIFATPGIVMATVFVALPLVIREVVPVLQEIGTEQEQAARSLGANSWQTFRRITLPAIKWAVVYGVVLSLARSLGEFGAVKVVSGNVLGQTRTATLVVEEKYLNFDQQGAYATAFLLALVSVACIVIVAIIRPKEERR; encoded by the coding sequence GTGTCTGAGACAAGGACCCGGGCCCGGCGTACGCCGACCACCTACGTGCTGCGCCTCGTCGTGGCGGCGTACCTCTTCCTGCTCGTCGCGTGGCCGGTGTCGCTGGTCGCCGTCAACACCTTCGAGGACGGCTTCGCCTCGCTGGAGGCGATCCTCACCGACCCCGACGTGATCACCGCCCTGCAGCTGACCGTGACGGTCGCGATCATCGCGGTCGTCGTCAACACGGTCTTCGGCGTCGGCATGTCACTGCTGCTGGTGCGCCAGGAGTTCCCCGGCAAGCGCCTGTTGAGCGCACTGATCGACCTGCCACTGTCGGTGTCGCCGATCGTGGTGGGGCTCGCGCTGGTCCTCGTGTACGGCGGGCGCAACGGCTGGTTCGGCCCCACGCTCGAGAGCGCGGGGTTCCAGGTCATCTTCGCCACCCCCGGCATCGTGATGGCGACGGTGTTCGTGGCGCTGCCGCTGGTGATCCGCGAGGTCGTGCCGGTGCTGCAGGAGATCGGCACCGAGCAGGAGCAGGCCGCGCGCAGCCTGGGCGCCAACAGCTGGCAGACCTTCCGCCGGATCACCCTGCCTGCCATCAAGTGGGCCGTGGTGTACGGCGTCGTGCTCAGCCTGGCGCGCTCGCTCGGGGAGTTCGGCGCGGTGAAGGTCGTGTCCGGCAACGTCCTGGGCCAGACCCGCACGGCGACGCTCGTCGTCGAGGAGAAGTACCTCAATTTCGACCAACAGGGGGCGTACGCGACCGCCTTTCTGCTCGCCCTGGTGTCCGTCGCGTGCATCGTGATCGTGGCGATCATCCGCCCGAAGGAAGAACGCCGATGA
- a CDS encoding DICT sensory domain-containing protein, with the protein MDQLSRPGLTISQVAAATGVSATTLRAWESRHGFPVVARERGRHRRYAAGAVDDVRRVLALRADGLTLDAAIGRVRAAVHPTDRTVFAAVRRLHPELPVQTLTKRTLLALSHAIENECCARASSPHLYAGFQRHRFLDSSASRWRELARTAEVAVVAATGVGDADRRTSLQVVEIPEDSPLAREWSVVCHAPDHSAALAAWELPGQEGVADGRRRFEAVWSLDPAVVADAAVAAHRLLGGLGVADVPAPPPARLPDARESAAWGLAASVLLRALAEVDTAH; encoded by the coding sequence GTGGACCAATTGTCGAGGCCGGGCCTCACCATCAGCCAGGTCGCCGCTGCCACCGGCGTGAGCGCCACGACGCTGCGAGCCTGGGAGTCCCGCCACGGGTTCCCCGTGGTCGCGCGCGAGCGGGGGCGGCACCGGCGCTACGCCGCCGGCGCGGTCGACGACGTACGGCGCGTGCTGGCTCTGCGCGCCGACGGGCTCACGCTCGACGCGGCCATCGGCCGCGTGCGCGCTGCCGTGCACCCCACGGACCGCACCGTCTTCGCAGCAGTGCGGCGCCTGCACCCGGAGCTGCCCGTCCAGACGCTCACCAAGCGCACGCTGCTGGCGCTGAGCCACGCGATCGAGAACGAGTGCTGCGCCCGGGCCAGCAGCCCGCATCTGTACGCCGGCTTCCAGCGCCACCGGTTCCTCGACTCCTCCGCGTCCCGCTGGCGCGAGCTCGCGCGCACCGCCGAGGTGGCGGTGGTCGCCGCGACCGGGGTCGGCGACGCGGATCGGCGTACGTCGTTGCAGGTGGTGGAGATCCCGGAGGACTCGCCGCTGGCGCGGGAGTGGTCGGTCGTCTGCCACGCGCCGGACCACAGCGCCGCCCTCGCCGCATGGGAGCTGCCCGGCCAGGAGGGCGTGGCCGACGGCCGACGACGCTTCGAGGCGGTCTGGTCCCTTGACCCGGCGGTGGTGGCCGACGCCGCGGTCGCCGCCCACCGGTTGCTGGGCGGGCTCGGCGTCGCCGATGTCCCCGCCCCGCCACCGGCTCGGCTGCCCGACGCCCGCGAGTCCGCCGCCTGGGGACTCGCCGCGTCCGTGCTCCTGCGCGCGTTGGCCGAGGTGGACACCGCGCACTGA
- a CDS encoding acyl-CoA dehydrogenase family protein, with translation MRRTIYNEDHEAFRSSVREFLERTVLPNVEQYAEDKAIPREFWIEGGKQGFWGLNIPEEYGGAGAGDYRFNAVLAEELSKVNAALGSCGGIHFDITAPYLVELGTPAQKQRWLPGVASGEILLAIGMTEPSGGSDLAALKTTAVRDGDEWVINGSKTFITNGFSADLVLVAARTSPEKKSRGITLFAVETTKPGFSRGRKLDKVGQDESDTAELFFEDVRVTDAEVVGEVDSGFIHMMQKLPQERLGCAVSNVAHAKQILIETLQYAKDRKAFGQSIGQFQHNKFLLADLFTRIEVTETYIDQCVVAHDQGELTPVDAAKAKWWSSQVQNEVLDHCVQLHGGYGFMNEYRVARAWRDARVSKIWAGSNEIMKELIGRDLGL, from the coding sequence ATGCGCCGCACGATCTACAACGAGGACCACGAGGCTTTCCGCTCGTCGGTGCGCGAGTTCCTCGAGCGGACCGTGTTGCCCAACGTCGAGCAGTACGCCGAGGACAAGGCGATCCCGCGCGAGTTCTGGATCGAGGGCGGCAAGCAGGGGTTCTGGGGTCTGAACATCCCCGAGGAGTACGGCGGTGCCGGCGCCGGTGACTACCGGTTCAACGCCGTGCTCGCCGAGGAGCTCAGCAAGGTCAACGCCGCCCTGGGCTCGTGCGGCGGGATCCACTTCGACATCACCGCGCCCTATCTCGTGGAGCTCGGCACGCCAGCGCAGAAGCAGCGCTGGCTTCCGGGCGTGGCGAGCGGCGAGATCCTGCTGGCCATCGGCATGACCGAGCCGTCCGGTGGCTCCGACCTCGCCGCGCTGAAGACCACCGCCGTCCGCGACGGCGACGAGTGGGTCATCAACGGGTCCAAGACCTTCATCACCAACGGCTTCTCCGCCGACCTGGTCCTCGTCGCCGCGCGCACCAGCCCGGAGAAGAAGTCGCGCGGCATCACGCTGTTCGCCGTCGAGACCACCAAGCCCGGCTTCAGCCGCGGCCGCAAGCTCGACAAGGTCGGCCAGGACGAGTCCGACACCGCCGAGCTGTTCTTCGAAGACGTCCGGGTCACCGACGCCGAGGTCGTCGGCGAGGTCGACAGCGGCTTCATCCACATGATGCAGAAGCTGCCGCAGGAGCGTCTGGGCTGTGCGGTCTCCAACGTCGCGCACGCCAAGCAGATCCTCATCGAGACGCTGCAGTACGCCAAGGACCGCAAGGCCTTCGGCCAGTCGATCGGGCAGTTCCAGCACAACAAGTTCCTGCTCGCCGACCTGTTCACCCGCATCGAGGTCACCGAGACCTACATCGACCAGTGCGTCGTCGCCCACGACCAGGGTGAGCTCACCCCGGTCGACGCCGCGAAGGCGAAGTGGTGGAGCTCGCAGGTGCAGAACGAGGTGCTCGACCACTGCGTCCAGCTGCACGGCGGCTACGGCTTCATGAACGAGTACCGCGTCGCCCGCGCCTGGCGCGACGCCCGCGTCTCGAAGATCTGGGCCGGCTCCAACGAGATCATGAAGGAGCTCATCGGCCGCGACCTCGGTCTCTGA
- a CDS encoding FHA domain-containing protein has protein sequence MTRTAPAATVTDLLPRTGPFHAGAELPRLVLPAGRGWEDAVQLLTETTAIGSAESAGLRLPGLSPVQAVVRRGADGCYRLAALASAPEVRVDGELLEVGHEAVLTDGSSIEVGLWYLTFATSPAVRQSA, from the coding sequence ATGACGCGCACCGCCCCCGCCGCCACCGTGACCGACCTCCTTCCCCGCACGGGCCCGTTCCACGCCGGCGCCGAGCTGCCCCGCCTCGTCCTGCCGGCCGGCCGCGGCTGGGAGGACGCCGTCCAGCTCCTCACCGAGACCACCGCCATCGGCTCGGCCGAGTCCGCCGGCCTGCGGCTGCCCGGGCTGAGCCCCGTGCAGGCCGTCGTGCGCCGCGGGGCCGACGGGTGCTATCGGCTCGCCGCGCTGGCCAGCGCTCCGGAGGTCCGCGTCGACGGTGAGCTCCTCGAGGTCGGCCACGAGGCGGTCCTCACCGACGGCAGCTCGATCGAGGTCGGGCTGTGGTACCTCACCTTCGCGACCTCGCCCGCGGTGCGCCAGAGCGCCTGA
- a CDS encoding sulfate/molybdate ABC transporter ATP-binding protein, whose translation MSIEITGVTKSFGDFVALQDVDLTIPSGGLTALLGPSGGGKSTLLRIIAGLESADSGRVVIEGKDATGLPAQKRNVGFVFQHYAAFKHMSVAKNVAFGLEIRKRPKDEIQRKVIELLELVHLDQFAHRLPAQLSGGQRQRMALARALAIEPSVLLLDEPFGALDAKVRKELRDWLRRLHDGVHVTTVFVTHDQEEALEVADEIVVINQGRIEQIGAPDELYDAPANDFVMGFLGDVTRLGGQLIRPHDIEVHTVPVADDPSEVHAGEVARLTRVGFEVRLLVLTVDGEEAQVALTRADARASGVEVGSRVWLRPHRGATTVPVVRAV comes from the coding sequence ATGAGCATCGAGATCACCGGCGTCACGAAGAGCTTCGGCGACTTCGTCGCCCTCCAGGACGTCGACCTCACGATTCCCAGCGGCGGGCTCACTGCGCTGCTCGGCCCGTCCGGCGGCGGCAAGTCGACGCTGCTTCGCATCATCGCCGGGCTGGAGAGCGCCGACAGCGGGCGCGTCGTCATCGAGGGCAAGGACGCGACGGGGCTGCCGGCGCAGAAGCGCAACGTGGGCTTCGTCTTCCAGCACTACGCGGCGTTCAAGCACATGAGCGTCGCCAAGAACGTTGCCTTCGGGTTGGAGATCCGCAAGCGTCCCAAGGACGAGATCCAGCGCAAGGTCATCGAGCTGCTGGAGCTGGTCCACCTCGACCAGTTCGCCCACCGGCTGCCCGCCCAGCTCTCGGGTGGCCAACGGCAGCGGATGGCGCTCGCGCGGGCGCTGGCGATCGAGCCGTCGGTCCTGCTCCTCGACGAGCCGTTCGGCGCCCTGGACGCGAAGGTGCGCAAGGAGCTGCGCGACTGGTTGCGCCGGCTGCACGACGGGGTGCACGTGACCACGGTCTTCGTGACCCACGACCAGGAGGAGGCGCTCGAGGTCGCCGACGAGATCGTCGTGATCAACCAGGGGCGCATCGAGCAGATCGGCGCGCCCGACGAGCTCTACGACGCCCCGGCAAACGACTTCGTCATGGGCTTCCTCGGCGACGTCACCCGCCTCGGCGGCCAGCTGATCCGCCCGCACGACATCGAGGTGCACACCGTCCCGGTCGCCGACGACCCGTCCGAGGTGCACGCCGGCGAGGTCGCCCGGCTCACCCGCGTCGGGTTCGAGGTGCGGCTGCTCGTCCTCACCGTCGACGGCGAGGAGGCCCAGGTCGCCCTCACCCGGGCCGACGCCCGCGCCAGCGGCGTCGAGGTGGGCTCGCGGGTCTGGCTGCGTCCCCACCGCGGCGCGACCACGGTCCCGGTCGTCCGCGCGGTGTGA